From Streptomyces fungicidicus, one genomic window encodes:
- a CDS encoding GMC family oxidoreductase: MPEDAYDYDVLVVGSGFGGSVSALRLTEKGYTVGVLEAGRRFTRETLPRNSWDLKNYLWAPKLGMYGIQRIHLLGNVMVLAGAGVGGGSLNYANTLYVPPKPFFEDPQWGHITDWQEELGPYYDQAKRMLGVRLNPTMTPSDVHLKAAAERMGVGDTFHMAPVGVFFGDGEDADGKAKAKPGQEVPDPYFGGAGPSRRACSECGECMTGCRHGAKNTLNENYLHLAERAGAVVHPMTTAVSVTEDSRGGFAVATLPTGDRRKGKGRTFRARRVVLAAGTYGTQTLLHRMKAGGQLPHLSEKLGELTRTNSEALVGAQTDNRRYRKATGSPRADFTRGVAITSSIHPDENTHIEPVRYGRGSNSMGGLSILQVPYAGGGSGATRVLGWLGNAVRHPVMMLRSLSNRRWSERTIIGLVMQSLDNSLTTYLKPSGAGRGLLTARQGHGAPNPKQIKAATDGASALAAEINGFAGSNVGELTGMPLTAHFLGGCAIGASRETGVIDPYHRLYGHPGVSVVDGAAVSANLGVNPSLTITAQAERAMSYWPNKGDADPRPRQGEAYRRLDAVEPKSPAVPADAFGALKLPFLGMPTVPPKKN; this comes from the coding sequence GTGCCTGAAGACGCCTACGACTACGACGTCCTCGTCGTCGGCTCCGGCTTCGGCGGCTCCGTGTCCGCCCTCCGCCTGACGGAGAAGGGATACACGGTCGGCGTCCTCGAAGCCGGCCGCCGCTTCACCCGCGAGACCCTGCCCAGGAACTCCTGGGACCTGAAGAACTACCTCTGGGCGCCGAAGCTCGGCATGTACGGCATCCAGCGCATCCACCTGCTGGGCAACGTCATGGTGCTGGCCGGCGCGGGCGTCGGCGGCGGTTCGCTGAACTACGCCAACACCCTCTACGTGCCGCCCAAGCCGTTCTTCGAGGACCCGCAGTGGGGGCACATCACCGACTGGCAGGAGGAGCTGGGCCCGTACTACGACCAGGCGAAGCGCATGCTCGGCGTACGGCTCAACCCGACCATGACACCGTCGGACGTGCATCTGAAGGCGGCGGCCGAGCGGATGGGCGTGGGCGACACCTTCCACATGGCCCCGGTCGGCGTCTTCTTCGGCGACGGCGAGGACGCCGACGGGAAGGCGAAGGCGAAGCCGGGGCAGGAGGTGCCCGACCCCTACTTCGGCGGGGCGGGTCCGTCCCGCCGGGCCTGTTCCGAGTGCGGCGAGTGCATGACCGGCTGCCGGCACGGCGCGAAGAACACCCTCAACGAGAACTACCTCCACCTCGCCGAGAGGGCGGGCGCCGTGGTGCACCCCATGACGACGGCCGTCTCCGTCACGGAGGACTCACGGGGCGGGTTCGCCGTCGCCACGCTGCCGACCGGCGACCGCCGCAAGGGGAAGGGCCGCACCTTCCGCGCCCGCCGGGTCGTGCTGGCCGCCGGCACCTACGGCACCCAGACGCTGCTGCACCGCATGAAGGCGGGCGGCCAGCTGCCGCACCTTTCGGAGAAGCTGGGCGAGCTGACCCGCACCAACTCCGAGGCGCTGGTGGGCGCGCAGACCGACAACCGCCGCTACCGCAAGGCCACCGGCTCGCCCAGGGCCGACTTCACCCGCGGGGTGGCCATCACGTCCTCGATCCACCCCGACGAGAACACCCACATCGAGCCGGTCCGCTACGGCCGCGGCTCCAACTCGATGGGCGGACTGTCCATCCTCCAGGTGCCCTACGCGGGCGGCGGCTCGGGCGCCACCCGGGTGCTGGGCTGGCTGGGCAACGCGGTGCGGCACCCCGTGATGATGCTCCGCTCCCTGTCCAACCGGCGCTGGTCGGAGCGGACCATCATCGGCCTGGTGATGCAGTCGCTGGACAACTCCCTGACGACGTACCTCAAGCCGTCCGGGGCCGGCCGCGGGCTGCTCACCGCCCGGCAGGGCCACGGCGCCCCCAACCCCAAGCAGATCAAGGCCGCCACGGACGGCGCCTCGGCGCTGGCGGCCGAGATCAACGGCTTCGCCGGCTCCAACGTGGGCGAGTTGACGGGGATGCCGCTGACCGCCCACTTCCTGGGCGGCTGCGCGATCGGCGCCTCCCGCGAGACCGGTGTGATCGACCCGTACCACCGCCTCTACGGCCATCCCGGTGTCTCCGTCGTGGACGGGGCCGCGGTCTCGGCGAACCTGGGGGTGAACCCCTCCCTGACCATCACGGCACAGGCCGAGCGCGCGATGTCGTACTGGCCCAACAAGGGGGACGCCGATCCGCGCCCGCGCCAGGGAGAGGCCTACCGGCGCCTGGACGCGGTCGAGCCGAAGTCCCCCGCGGTCCCGGCGGACGCGTTCGGCGCGCTGAAGCTGCCCTTCCTGGGCATGCCCACGGTGCCCCCGAAGAAGAACTGA
- a CDS encoding succinic semialdehyde dehydrogenase has product MTDAQTRETTGTNPLAPAPAGARTAADVVTPELVAQLTKGVAGSGRTANHTPLTGEKLADLPESTPEDVARAFDAARAAQAVWAQVPVRRRAAVLLRFHDLVLSRQAEVLDLIQLETGKARLHAHEEVQAVAVAARHYGRRAAAYLRPRRHTGAIPTLTKVTELRHPRGVVGQIAPWNYPLELSVGDALPAFAAGNAVVMKPDTETCLTALWARDLLIEAGLPADVFQVVLGEGPVVGPEVVRHADYVSFTGSTRTGREVAQGAAARLVGVSLELGGKNAMLVLEDADLDKAAAGAVRACFSSAGQLCISIERLYVHESVADAFLERFAARTKALRLGTSLAYGADMGSLVGQRQLDAVTRHVEDAVAKGAQVLAGGTARPDIGPYFYEPTILDGVGAPMSVCSEETFGPVVSVYRFSSDDEAVERANSTPYGLNSSVWTKDARRGREVAARLRTGTVNINEGYAPAYGSVQAPMGGMKDSGLGRRHGSEGILKYTEAQTVAHQRLLPMAPSLGMDDEKYAAFMSRSLRLMKTFRFR; this is encoded by the coding sequence ATGACGGACGCGCAGACCCGGGAAACGACCGGCACCAACCCCCTGGCCCCCGCCCCCGCGGGCGCCCGCACCGCCGCCGACGTGGTCACGCCGGAGCTGGTCGCCCAGCTCACCAAGGGCGTGGCCGGCTCCGGGCGGACCGCCAACCACACGCCGCTCACCGGCGAGAAGCTGGCCGACCTGCCCGAGTCGACGCCCGAGGACGTGGCGCGGGCCTTCGACGCCGCCCGCGCCGCCCAGGCCGTGTGGGCCCAGGTGCCGGTACGCCGGCGCGCCGCCGTCCTGCTCCGCTTCCACGACCTGGTGCTGAGCCGCCAGGCCGAGGTGCTCGACCTGATCCAGCTCGAGACCGGCAAGGCCCGGCTGCACGCCCACGAGGAGGTGCAGGCCGTGGCCGTCGCCGCCCGCCACTACGGCCGCCGGGCCGCCGCCTATCTGCGCCCCAGGCGGCACACGGGCGCCATACCGACCCTGACCAAGGTCACCGAGCTGCGCCACCCGCGCGGCGTCGTGGGGCAGATCGCGCCCTGGAACTACCCCCTCGAACTCTCCGTCGGCGACGCGCTCCCGGCGTTCGCCGCCGGCAACGCGGTCGTCATGAAGCCCGACACGGAGACCTGCCTGACCGCGCTGTGGGCCCGTGACCTGCTCATCGAGGCCGGACTGCCCGCCGACGTCTTCCAGGTCGTGCTCGGCGAAGGACCGGTCGTCGGCCCCGAGGTCGTCAGGCACGCCGACTACGTCTCCTTCACCGGCTCCACCCGCACCGGCCGCGAGGTCGCCCAGGGCGCCGCCGCCCGCCTGGTCGGCGTCTCCCTCGAACTCGGCGGCAAGAACGCCATGCTGGTGCTGGAGGACGCCGACCTCGACAAGGCCGCCGCCGGCGCGGTCCGCGCCTGCTTCTCCTCCGCGGGCCAGCTGTGCATCTCCATCGAGCGGCTGTACGTCCACGAGTCGGTCGCGGACGCCTTCCTGGAGCGCTTCGCCGCCCGCACGAAGGCACTGCGCCTCGGCACGTCCCTGGCCTACGGCGCCGACATGGGCTCCCTGGTCGGGCAGCGCCAGCTGGACGCCGTCACCCGGCACGTCGAGGACGCCGTCGCCAAGGGCGCCCAGGTGCTCGCCGGGGGCACGGCCCGCCCGGACATCGGCCCCTACTTCTACGAGCCGACCATCCTCGACGGGGTCGGGGCCCCGATGAGCGTCTGCTCCGAGGAGACCTTCGGGCCGGTCGTCTCGGTCTACCGCTTCTCGTCCGACGACGAGGCCGTCGAGCGCGCCAACTCCACCCCGTACGGCCTGAACTCCTCGGTCTGGACGAAGGACGCCCGGCGCGGCCGTGAGGTCGCCGCGCGGCTGCGCACCGGCACCGTCAACATCAACGAGGGCTACGCGCCCGCGTACGGCAGCGTGCAGGCGCCGATGGGCGGCATGAAGGACTCCGGGCTCGGCCGCCGGCACGGCTCCGAGGGCATCCTCAAGTACACCGAGGCCCAGACGGTCGCCCACCAGCGCCTGCTGCCGATGGCCCCGTCGCTGGGCATGGACGACGAGAAGTACGCGGCCTTCATGAGCCGCAGTCTCCGCCTCATGAAGACGTTCCGGTTCCGGTAG